One genomic region from Aliarcobacter cryaerophilus ATCC 43158 encodes:
- a CDS encoding tyrosine-type recombinase/integrase, whose protein sequence is MSTLKMPKISKPLSDTEIKNAKYTTDEEFEVLKKKLEESNSNEKAIKKNKLADGKGLYLIIKANSSKVWRFDFRYGNKNLSMSFGVYPEVTLKEAREKREEARQLLANNINPISAKRIKKASESLTLQNVVDEWIELRKKSSSEATIIQNRRMLNNITNWLGNIAIKDIKRVDTINILEKIQNKGVIETAHRLLSLMNKIYMFAVTKEYIEHNIIADIDKKSVLIPSNKNIHHPAITSPNEIQELLKDINSIGEKYKCDISVMFIFKIIPYVFVRSENIRLMRWNEVDLEKGIWEIPKEKMKTHIDFVCPLSRQAVDIIKQIEPYSRHRSEFVFPSPFKSDRGISGATLSDTLNKLGYQNKHTFHGFRSMFSTIAYEYYKEHGLHSDIIESCLAHKEKNKVKAAYNRESKYKYFEEKKELMQWWADWLDKLVK, encoded by the coding sequence ATGAGTACCTTAAAAATGCCAAAAATATCAAAACCTCTTAGTGATACAGAGATTAAAAATGCCAAATATACAACTGATGAAGAATTTGAAGTACTAAAAAAGAAATTAGAAGAATCAAATTCAAATGAAAAAGCAATAAAGAAAAATAAGTTAGCAGATGGAAAAGGTTTGTATCTTATTATTAAAGCTAATAGCTCTAAAGTATGGAGATTTGATTTTAGATATGGAAATAAAAATCTTAGTATGTCTTTTGGTGTTTATCCAGAAGTAACTTTAAAAGAAGCTCGAGAAAAGAGAGAAGAAGCTAGACAGTTATTAGCTAATAATATTAATCCAATTTCAGCTAAACGAATTAAAAAAGCTTCTGAATCTTTGACTTTACAAAATGTAGTTGATGAATGGATAGAGTTAAGAAAAAAAAGTTCAAGTGAAGCAACAATAATCCAAAATAGAAGAATGTTAAATAATATTACAAATTGGTTAGGTAATATTGCAATCAAAGATATTAAAAGAGTTGATACTATAAATATTTTAGAAAAAATACAAAATAAAGGTGTTATAGAAACTGCTCATAGACTTTTATCGTTAATGAATAAAATATATATGTTTGCTGTTACTAAAGAGTATATAGAGCATAATATAATTGCTGATATTGATAAAAAATCTGTATTAATTCCAAGTAATAAAAATATTCACCATCCAGCAATAACATCTCCAAATGAAATACAAGAACTACTTAAAGACATTAATTCTATAGGAGAAAAATATAAATGTGATATTAGTGTTATGTTTATATTTAAAATAATTCCTTATGTTTTTGTAAGAAGCGAGAATATAAGGCTTATGAGATGGAATGAGGTAGATTTAGAAAAAGGAATTTGGGAAATACCTAAAGAAAAGATGAAAACTCATATTGATTTTGTTTGTCCTTTATCAAGACAAGCAGTAGATATTATAAAACAAATAGAACCATATTCTAGACATAGAAGTGAATTTGTATTTCCATCACCTTTTAAATCTGATAGAGGAATTTCTGGAGCTACATTATCAGATACATTAAATAAATTAGGTTATCAAAATAAGCATACCTTTCATGGATTTAGAAGTATGTTCTCAACAATAGCTTATGAATATTATAAAGAACATGGACTTCATAGTGATATTATAGAATCTTGTTTGGCACATAAAGAAAAAAATAAAGTGAAAGCAGCTTATAATAGAGAATCAAAATATAAATATTTTGAAGAAAAAAAAGAGTTAATGCAATGGTGGGCTGATTGGTTAGATAAATTAGTAAAATAA
- a CDS encoding type II toxin-antitoxin system HigB family toxin yields MNIISKRTLIQFYEKHTQAKTALEVWHQDAKKAEWKTPDDIKKIYSSASFLEDNRVVFNIKGNDYRLIVHIDYLRKIVRVKFIGTHAEYNKINAKEI; encoded by the coding sequence ATGAACATAATAAGTAAAAGAACATTAATACAATTTTATGAAAAACATACACAAGCTAAAACTGCTTTAGAAGTTTGGCATCAAGATGCAAAAAAAGCAGAGTGGAAAACTCCTGATGATATTAAAAAAATTTATTCTAGTGCCTCTTTTTTAGAAGACAATAGAGTTGTTTTTAATATCAAAGGCAATGATTATAGGCTTATAGTTCATATTGATTATTTAAGAAAAATAGTAAGAGTTAAGTTTATTGGTACTCATGCAGAATATAACAAAATAAATGCAAAGGAAATCTAA
- a CDS encoding YciI family protein has translation MQFLIIAYDYDDAFDRRMESRDQHLINVKKMMESGNIVSAGALIEDDKMVGSSLFVDFDTDEELDLWLEDEPYVTNKVWNMDEIQIVPVKLLPKN, from the coding sequence ATGCAATTTTTAATAATAGCTTATGACTACGATGATGCTTTTGATAGAAGAATGGAATCAAGAGATCAGCATTTAATTAATGTAAAAAAAATGATGGAAAGTGGGAATATTGTATCTGCTGGAGCTTTAATTGAAGATGATAAAATGGTTGGTTCATCTTTATTTGTCGATTTTGATACTGATGAAGAACTTGATTTATGGCTTGAAGATGAACCTTATGTTACAAATAAAGTTTGGAATATGGATGAAATACAGATAGTTCCTGTAAAACTACTTCCAAAAAACTAA